The following DNA comes from Streptococcus pasteurianus.
TTGCACAAATCTTATGGAAATAATGAGGTCTTAAAAGGAATCACAACTCAGTTCCACGAAGGTGATGTTGTTTGTATTATTGGTCCTTCAGGTTCAGGAAAATCAACATTCCTACGTACCCTCAACTTACTTGAAACAATCACAAGTGGGAAAGTTATCGTTGATGGTTATGAACTTTCTGACCCAAAAACTGATGTCGATAAAGTTCGTGAGGATATTGGAATGGTATTCCAACACTTTAACCTTTTCCCACACATGACAGTTCTTGAAAACATTACCTTTGCGCCTATCGAACTAGGTAAGGAAAGCAAAGAAGAGGCAGAAAAACATGCCATGGAACTTCTTGACCAAGTCGGCTTAGCTGATAAACGTGACGCAAAACCCGAAAGCTTATCAGGGGGACAAAAACAACGTGTGGCTATCGCTCGCAGTTTAGCCATGAATCCTGATATCATGCTTTTTGACGAGCCTACTTCTGCACTTGACCCAGAAATGGTCGGAGATGTTCTTAACGTTATGAAAAATCTTGCAGAACAAGGCATGACAATGTTAATCGTCACTCACGAAATGGGATTTGCTCGTAAAGTTGCCAACCGCGTTATCTTTACTGACGGCGGTGAATTCCTCGAAGACGGCACACCAGAACAAATCTTCGACAACCCACAACACCCACGCCTAAAGGACTTCCTTGATAAAGTCTTGAATGTGTAACTGAGTAAGAAAACTTGACAGCTAAAGCTGTTGTTTTCTACGCTAAGTGCTATAACACTTAGCTAACTCACTTATTAGCAAACGAGTAGGTTCAATATTAACCTACTCGTTTTGCGTCATAATCTTTTTATATTGGTCGGATGCTAAAGCATCTCGACCTTTTACGTTACCTACTAAATCGTAGGTAACTAGATTTCTCACTAGGTTAAGTTAAAGCTGTTAAGTTTCTACGCTAGGTATTACAGCACTTAGCTAACACTACCTACTATAACCTTTGACTTTTATAGCACCTTTTGATAAACTAATATCAAATTAACATTTAGGAGGAAAAGGAGCAATGAACAACTAAGAACAGAATTTTTGATACTACCATATCAAGTTTTGTTTTTAGTGTGCTCTTTAATAAACTTCCTCAGCTAATAGATGGCTATTTTCTGCCTTTATTAGTGCTATTTTGTTTTATTAATAGAAAGCCTCACTCTCTACTTGATTTGGTAGAGAGTTTTTTATTGAAAGCGAGGTTCTTATGCTACAAATTAATCATTTAACAATTACACATCTTAAAGACTTAACACAGCTTATTTCTGATTTAAATGTAATCGTCAATTCTGGGGATAAATTAGCTATTATTGGCGAAGAGGGTACTGGGAAGTCAACACTTTTAAAGGCTATTTTGTCTCCGCAATTAATGACTAACTACTGTATTCTCGAGGGAAAAATTGATAATCATTTTCCCAAAATTGGATATTTACCACAAGCTTTGTCACAAAAACAAGAAAAGATGACAGTTTCAGAATTTCTTTATGATAATTTAGATTATGTTAGTTTCGATTTCAATGCTTTTTACCAAATGGCTGCGCGATTAGATTTGGATATTCAATTCTTAGAAAATAGAAATCAGAGTTTGAAAAGTTTATCTGGTGGAGAAAAATTAAAGTTACAACTTGCTAAACTGGTTGGTGAAACCAATGATTTACTCTTACTAGATGAACCCTCTAGCGACCTTGATGCACAGGCAATTAATACTTTACAAGCATTCATTCAATCATCTGACAAAACAATTATTTTTATCTCTCATGATGAAGCTCTGCTAGAAAAAACTGCTACTGCTATTCTACACCTTGAGTTAATAAAGCGTCGTCAAGTTGCTCGCGCAAGCTATTTTTCAGAAAGTTACACAGATTATATGACTTATCGTCACAAAGCTTACACCAAACAATTGGAACAAGCCAAAAACGACCGCCGTATAAAAGCTAAAAGAGATGCTAAAATACAACGGCTTCATCAGGCGGCAGAATACAATGTGCGAAATACTCATGATAGCACTATGGGGAGATTAGCGGCTAAAAAGATGAAAAATGTCTTATCTCTTGAAAAACGGTATGCCAAAGAAGAAGAAGAAAAAATGGTCAATTTTCCTGAAGAAATGGATAGTATAAAACTATTTTTCGATGATATTATCCCTCTCGATAACAAGAAAAAACTTCTGTCTTGGGACAATCATGATTTATCAACTGGCCAAAAAGTCAGTTTAACCATTTTAGGTCAAGATAAACTGGTGATTACTGGGCGAAACGGTATCGGAAAAACACGTCTGCTCACACAAATTTACCAAGAGCTAGATAAAAATCATTTTTCAATCGGTTATATGCCACAAGATTACGATAGTGTTTTTAGCAAAGAAATGACCGCTCTAACATTTTTAACACAGGTATCAGACAGCGAAAAAGCTCGAACACTCCTTGCCAGCCTTCAATTTACAAGACAAGAAATCGAACACTCTGTCCTTGAACTTTCAGGTGGGCAAAAAGCAAAACTATTCTTAGCACGTATGGTTTTAGCCCAAAATCATATCTTAATTCTTGATGAGCCGACAAGGCATTTTTCACCAACTAGTCAGCCATTAATCAGAGAACTTTTAAGAAATTTTAACGGCTGTATTATCAGTGTTTCTCACGATAGAAAATTCATTGACGACATTGCTAATCTGCGTTATCAATTAACTGACAAAGAACTTCAAAAATATTAAAAAAACTGTCCACTGGACAGTTTTTTCACGAGTCTAGAAATTGAAAAGCGAGTTAAGTCCAGTGGACAGTTTTTTCACAAGCTTAGAGATTGAAAAACGAGTTTTATGCAGGTAAGTAAGGCGAGTATTATGATTCTTGATCCTTGGCTTCATCTGCTTTTTCTTTAGCTAATTTTTCACGCTCCAAGCGCAAACGTCGATTTGGATTAAGGGTATTGAAAAGTTCTTCTAGCTTTTCAGCATTCCAAACATCGGCTGCTGATACAAAATTACCATCTTTATCTCGAAAAGATATCGGTTTATCACCCATAAGAACCTCCAGTAAAATGTAATATAAGCTCAATTGTGAATCATCACAATTCCTATTAATCTTTAAAATTTATAATTCTTCCAATTTAAGCAAAGCAGCACAGCAATCAAACACGTCGTTGGAACATAAGTTACTAGTTCGAAAATGGTTTCGATAATGAACCATTTTCGAACTAGTAAGATGCCTAGGCAAGCTCCATATAGAGCTTGCTGTCTTGTCGTTAGATAGCTAAGCTATCAACGACAAGTGGCAGGTTAATCCACAAATTCGAATTCGAAGTTTCCGATTCGGACAATGTCTCCGTCTTTAGCTCCGCGTTCACGAAGGGCTTCATCAACCCCCATACCACGCAATTGGCGAGCAAATTTCATAACGGATTCATCACGTTCCATATTCGTCATGACAAAGAGTTTTTCAAGTTTTTCACCTGACAATACCCAAGCAGCATCGTCATCACGTGAAATTTCAAATGGACGTTCATCTGGAGCAAAGCCATAATAAACTTCTTCGTCAATCATGTCATCATCAGTGTAAAGCAAGAATTCATCTGTCTTAGCAAGTAATTCTGCTGTCGCTTCCATTAGATTTTCTAGTCCTTGATGTGCCAAGCTTGAAATTGGGAAAATCATTGGCATCTCTTCAAAATCATCATAATTCGCTGTCAATTTTTCTTTGAAAATTTTCAAGTTTTCTTCCGCTTCTGGCATATCCATCTTATTTGCAACAATGATTTGTGGACGTTCCATCAAACGAAGATTATAGGTTTCAAGCTCATTATTAATAGAAACATAATCTTCATACGGGTCACGACCTTCACTAGCTGACATATCAATCACGTGTAAGATAACGCGTGTACGCTCAATATGGCGAAGGAATTGTGTACCTAGTCCAACACCTTGTGAAGCGCCCTCAATCAACCCTGGAAGGTCAGCCATAGCAAAGCTATCACCTGATTTGGTACGAACCATTCCAAGATTAGGCACGATTGTTGTAAAGTGGTAAGCACCAATTTTAGGTTTAGCAGCTGTCACAACACTCAACAATGTTGATTTACCAACTGATGGGAATCCAACCAAACCAACGTCAGCCAAGATTTTTAATTCTAATTGAAGGTTACGTTCCTCACCAGGTTCACCATTTTCAGCGATTTCAGGTGCTGGGTTACGTGGTGTCGCAAAGCGAATATTACCACGTCCACCACGTCCGCCACGAGCAACAACGAATTCTTGACCATTCTCAACAAGGTCAGTAATCACTTTATTGGTTTCCGCATCACGAACAGTTGTCCCTTGTGGGACCCGGACAATAAGGTCCTCCGCACCACGTCCGTGCATTCCCTTTGTCATCCCTTTTTCACCAGATTTGGCTTTAAAAATACGATTATAACGGAAGTCCATCAAGGTACGAAGCCCTTCGTCAACTTTAAAGATGACTGAACCACCTTTACCGCCATCACCGCCCCAAGGTCCACCGTTAGGGACGTATTTTTCACGACGAAAGGCAACCATTCCGTCACCACCACGACCAGCTTTTACGCTAATTTTGGCAGTATCTAAAAACATACTCATTATTAATTCCTATTCTTTCATTATTGTAAAAATTACTTTAAAGTTTGATGGGTTAAAGCATAAAAAAACGCCTCTTCAGCGTTCTTTAAATAATTGAACCAATTGCAGTCGCAATAAGACCACCTACGGTTACTAGAACCATTAAGATAACAACTACTAAAGTCAGTTTTTCAAACGCTGTTTTTTTACGTGGTCCGTTTTCACCAAATGCCACTTTAATACACCTCGCTCATTGAATTTATTACTATTATCTTAACATGATTGCCCCAAATAATCAAATAACTACTGCAGAAATTTACAATTCAACATCAAATTCTTCAAGGCTTGCTAACTCATCATCTGTTAATCGACGCCACTCTCCAAGAGCCAATTGCTTATCCAATTGAAGTGGCCCCATGCTGAGACGTTGAAGATCTGTCACTTTTTTGCCACAAGCCTGTACCATGCGTTTGATTTGGTGGAATTTTCCCTCTTTAATGGTAATTTCAACAACACTTGTTCTTTCTGCTTCATTTATTTCAAGAATCACCAACTGCGCTGGCTGACAAGTGAAATCTTTCAAGTCAATACCATTGGCAAAAGCTGCCACATCAGTAGTCGTCATCAGACCAGCAACTTTGGCTCGGTAAGTTTTATCAACATGTTTTTTAGGAGATAGCATGGCATGCGCTAACTTACCGTTATTAGTTAATAGTAAAAGCCCATGCGTATCAATATCCAAACGCCCAACTGGAAAGGTTTCCTTATCCCAAGCTGTCTTATCGAGTAAATCTAAGACGGTTTTATGATGATTATCCTCCGTTGCTGAAATCACACCTTTTGGTTTATTCAACATATAATAAACGTATTTTTCATAAGAAAGAGTCTGCCCCTGACACCTAATCTGATCGGCCTTCTCATCAATCTGTGTTTTAGGTGATATTTCTACTTTGCCATTAACAAGCACTTGTTTTTTCTTTAGCAGTTGTTTGACTTCCGTCCGCGATCCTATGCCTGCTTCTACCAAAAATTTATCTAAACGCATCTTCTTTCCTTTACCTATTCTTACATTTTTTAAACGATTTCCTATCTATTGTATCATTTTTCAAGGCACAAAGAAAACAAGGCGGGCAATGCCCGAACCTTGTTTTACATTAATTTGATTGGATTTATTCTTTATATGCGTAAGTAAAATCTACTGATAAACCAGTTGAGCTACGAACAAGTCCTTTAAGGTCTGGATTTTGAAGTCCTTTACCACTACGGAAATAGATTGGGTTATAAAGCGCATTGTCATAAAGTGCTTTTTCAGCGGCTTTATAATCGTCTGCAGCAGCCGCTGGGTCTAAAGCATCTGTTGTGATTGCTTTTTGGTAAGCCGCATCATAATCTGCATTTGAGAATTTACCGTAGTTGTAAGATGAGTTAGTAGTGAACAGACCATAGAAAGTAGAACCTTCTGGATAGTCACCACCCCAAAGCACAAGAGCTACATCAAAGTTCTGGTTTTTAGTATCTTCAAGACGTTGTTTGAAAGTAACGAATTTTTCTTCGACTGTCAAACCTGAAAGAGTATTTTCCCAAGTTTCTTTGATATAGTCAACTGCAGCTTTTGCAACTGGTGCATCTGAATCAGCCGTGATTGTCAATGTAACTGAATCAGTACCAAGTTCTGCCAAACCTTCTTTGAAGAGTTTAGCTGCTGCTTCTTCATCATAGCTATAACCTGGAGAAACGTATTCAGCCAAATCAGCACCATCTGGCAATGTTTCAAGACCCGTAGGCGCAAGAGCTGTCGCAACTGTTGAACCAGTATCTATCGCAGCTTTGACAATTCCTTCACGATCAGTTGCCAAGTTAAGGGCTTGACGAATTTTAGTGTTGTTCAAAGCAGTCACAGTACCTGTTTGGTTATAAACCATGTAGGCTGTTGTAGCTTCTGGAACATCAACAACATCATCACGATTTTTATTAGCTTTGTATGTTGCTTCAGTATTTGAGATGTTTGCATAATCAAGATCACCATCTTTATACATTTGCACAGCTGTATCTGGTTTCTTAATCGTTTGGATGTTTACTTTCTTAGTCTTAACATCTTTAGCATCCCAATAGTATTTGTTTTTCACAAGAGTAAACGTTCCGTTTGTACCGTTCCAATCTTCAACGGTATATGGTCCAGAATACAATGATTTTTCAGAAGTTGTTCCGTAATCATCACCTGCTTCTTCAACAAAGTCTTTACTTTGTGGCATGAAGTTTGCAAATGAAAGCAAGCTCATAAACTGTGGTGACGGAGCAGATAAAGTGAAAATAAGTTTATTTCCGTCAGCTTTGACACCCAATTCATCAACACTTTTAGTTCCTGCAATAACTTCTTCAGCATTCAAGACGTGTGCATCTGATACAAGGTAAGCGTACTCTGAAGCCGTTGCTGGGGCAACAATACGTTGCCAACTATAGACAAAGTCTTCTGCTGTCAAATCACTTCCATCTGACCATTTAAGATCATCGCGAAGTGTTGCTGTATAAGTCAAGCCATCATCAGATACTTCTACTTTTTCAGCCAAATCAGGTTGTAACTCACCATCTTCATCACGACGAAGAAGGTTACTTCCTGAGTTACCAATTGCAATTGATGAATAAGTATCTGTAACTTTTGAAATATCCAAGGTACTAATTTCAGTTGGAATAAACCAATTGATTTCATCACTTGAAGAAGCTGATGAACTACTGCTATTGCCACAAGCTGCTAAAACAACTGTTGATAACAAGGTCACAGCTCCTAGACCTACACGTTTCCATTTTTTAATCTCCATAATGGGATCCTCCTACCATAAACTTTCTTTTGGTATGTTAACTATTATAACATACTATTTTCTAAAAATACAGAAAATTTGTAAATTAATTAATTTTTCCAAAAAACTTAGTTTCATTTATTTTTTACTCATTTTACACACTTTTAACGTTTTTATTTTTAATAAATATTAAAACCTTGAATATTTCAAGTGTTTTTTTGTTTCATCATACAAATAATATCAGAAAAGTTAATATCAAAAATCAGTTTCATTTCGACTCTCGTTCTCAAAATCTTACAAATGAGGGGGAAAAGAGTACTCTAGATTGATGACAACGTTTTGTTTTTGCGAAATAGTTGCTTGGCTACTTTGCAAAAGACAGTCTTTAATCTGTAAAAACCTAAGCTCACCTCCATCTCTTTAGTTTAGCATAGAAAAAGAGATTGATATAATTATTTGAATAATTTGCTTCGCTGTTTCTTTATTGTTGCTCATCTAGAGCACCTCCTATATAAATTTCCCTAGTTTTGAATACATGAGAACGTAATATAACTGCGCTTTCAATCTATTTTCAAAATTTGAAAATTTTTGTTTTAAAATGAAAAATAGGGAAATAATCCTCCTGCTATCAAACCTACACTCCCACCCCCAATAAATATTCTTTCTCTAATACTTCCCCACCCAAAGTAAAAAGCCATATATGCTATCTGCATCATACTTCAGCACTTACTAATGATGCAAACAAAGTAGCTTACATGTCAGGTTTGTCACTAGAGAGGCATTTGTTACTCCTCAGTGAACTATACGCTGAGTAACTGACCACACGCATCCATGTAATTAAAAAAACAAACGTATTTCCTACACTGACACAATATCACATCTGACAAAAAGATTTCATTTTGATAAAAATTCAAACAGGTCATATCGATTTGAAA
Coding sequences within:
- a CDS encoding amino acid ABC transporter ATP-binding protein; this translates as MAELKIDVQDLHKSYGNNEVLKGITTQFHEGDVVCIIGPSGSGKSTFLRTLNLLETITSGKVIVDGYELSDPKTDVDKVREDIGMVFQHFNLFPHMTVLENITFAPIELGKESKEEAEKHAMELLDQVGLADKRDAKPESLSGGQKQRVAIARSLAMNPDIMLFDEPTSALDPEMVGDVLNVMKNLAEQGMTMLIVTHEMGFARKVANRVIFTDGGEFLEDGTPEQIFDNPQHPRLKDFLDKVLNV
- a CDS encoding ATP-binding cassette domain-containing protein is translated as MLQINHLTITHLKDLTQLISDLNVIVNSGDKLAIIGEEGTGKSTLLKAILSPQLMTNYCILEGKIDNHFPKIGYLPQALSQKQEKMTVSEFLYDNLDYVSFDFNAFYQMAARLDLDIQFLENRNQSLKSLSGGEKLKLQLAKLVGETNDLLLLDEPSSDLDAQAINTLQAFIQSSDKTIIFISHDEALLEKTATAILHLELIKRRQVARASYFSESYTDYMTYRHKAYTKQLEQAKNDRRIKAKRDAKIQRLHQAAEYNVRNTHDSTMGRLAAKKMKNVLSLEKRYAKEEEEKMVNFPEEMDSIKLFFDDIIPLDNKKKLLSWDNHDLSTGQKVSLTILGQDKLVITGRNGIGKTRLLTQIYQELDKNHFSIGYMPQDYDSVFSKEMTALTFLTQVSDSEKARTLLASLQFTRQEIEHSVLELSGGQKAKLFLARMVLAQNHILILDEPTRHFSPTSQPLIRELLRNFNGCIISVSHDRKFIDDIANLRYQLTDKELQKY
- the obgE gene encoding GTPase ObgE — translated: MSMFLDTAKISVKAGRGGDGMVAFRREKYVPNGGPWGGDGGKGGSVIFKVDEGLRTLMDFRYNRIFKAKSGEKGMTKGMHGRGAEDLIVRVPQGTTVRDAETNKVITDLVENGQEFVVARGGRGGRGNIRFATPRNPAPEIAENGEPGEERNLQLELKILADVGLVGFPSVGKSTLLSVVTAAKPKIGAYHFTTIVPNLGMVRTKSGDSFAMADLPGLIEGASQGVGLGTQFLRHIERTRVILHVIDMSASEGRDPYEDYVSINNELETYNLRLMERPQIIVANKMDMPEAEENLKIFKEKLTANYDDFEEMPMIFPISSLAHQGLENLMEATAELLAKTDEFLLYTDDDMIDEEVYYGFAPDERPFEISRDDDAAWVLSGEKLEKLFVMTNMERDESVMKFARQLRGMGVDEALRERGAKDGDIVRIGNFEFEFVD
- a CDS encoding DUF4044 domain-containing protein, coding for MAFGENGPRKKTAFEKLTLVVVILMVLVTVGGLIATAIGSII
- a CDS encoding pseudouridine synthase yields the protein MRLDKFLVEAGIGSRTEVKQLLKKKQVLVNGKVEISPKTQIDEKADQIRCQGQTLSYEKYVYYMLNKPKGVISATEDNHHKTVLDLLDKTAWDKETFPVGRLDIDTHGLLLLTNNGKLAHAMLSPKKHVDKTYRAKVAGLMTTTDVAAFANGIDLKDFTCQPAQLVILEINEAERTSVVEITIKEGKFHQIKRMVQACGKKVTDLQRLSMGPLQLDKQLALGEWRRLTDDELASLEEFDVEL
- a CDS encoding peptide ABC transporter substrate-binding protein; protein product: MEIKKWKRVGLGAVTLLSTVVLAACGNSSSSSASSSDEINWFIPTEISTLDISKVTDTYSSIAIGNSGSNLLRRDEDGELQPDLAEKVEVSDDGLTYTATLRDDLKWSDGSDLTAEDFVYSWQRIVAPATASEYAYLVSDAHVLNAEEVIAGTKSVDELGVKADGNKLIFTLSAPSPQFMSLLSFANFMPQSKDFVEEAGDDYGTTSEKSLYSGPYTVEDWNGTNGTFTLVKNKYYWDAKDVKTKKVNIQTIKKPDTAVQMYKDGDLDYANISNTEATYKANKNRDDVVDVPEATTAYMVYNQTGTVTALNNTKIRQALNLATDREGIVKAAIDTGSTVATALAPTGLETLPDGADLAEYVSPGYSYDEEAAAKLFKEGLAELGTDSVTLTITADSDAPVAKAAVDYIKETWENTLSGLTVEEKFVTFKQRLEDTKNQNFDVALVLWGGDYPEGSTFYGLFTTNSSYNYGKFSNADYDAAYQKAITTDALDPAAAADDYKAAEKALYDNALYNPIYFRSGKGLQNPDLKGLVRSSTGLSVDFTYAYKE